AAGTGATTAAAAATCAGATGGATTATTCTGAGTATGGGGGAGCAGGACTTTTCGGATTAAAAGCACCGGTTATTAAAGCTCATGGGTCATCTGATGACCATGCTATATATAATGCCATCCGCCAGACGCGTGACATGGTTAATCATCAAGTTGTACAGAATATTGTTCGTTTGATGGAAACTGGAAAACAAGAATGAGTTAGGGGTGTCGACAATGGGGAAAATAGCGTTTGTTTTTCCAGGACAAGGTTCACAAACAGTTGGGATGGGAAAAGATTTTTATGAGAGCGATCAGACCGTTCAATCAATCTTTGAAGAAGCTGACAGTACTCTTGGATTTTCACTGACTGATCTTATCCTAAATGGACCGCAAGAAGAGCTCACATTGACAGCAAATACCCAACCGGCATTATTAACGGTAAGTTTTGCTCTCTATCAAGCAGTAGTGAAAGCTGGAATTACACCAGACTATACAGCTGGGCACAGCTTAGGCGAATATTCAGCGTTAACTGCCAGCGGTGCGATGACATTTAAAGAAGCAGTACATACGGTTCGAAAACGCGGGGAATACATGGAAGAAGCCGTTCCAAACGGTATTGGGACGATGTCAGCCGTGCTTGGTATGGATCAAGCGAAGCTAGAAGAGCTGACAGCCGATATTACGCGTGAAGGCAATCCTGTGCAGCTGGCGAATATTAACTGCCCAGGACAGATTGTTATTTCAGGAACGACTGAAGGTGTTCAATTGGCTTCAGTAAAAGCGAAGGAAAACGGAGCGAAACGAGCAATCCCGTTAAATGTGAGCGGCCCTTTTCATTCCATTCTGATGGAACCAGCAGCTGCTAAACTAGCGGAAACACTTAGCTCAATAAAGATTAAGCAAGCGATAACTCCAGTAATCTCTAATGTTACAGCTCAACCTGTCACACAGCCTGAGGAGATTAAGGATAAACTGATTGAACAGCTTATTTCACCTGTACGCTGGGAAGAAAGTGTACATACACTCCTAGAACTAGGTGTGGATACGTTTATCGAAATTGGACCTGGTAAGGTACTGAGTGGTTTAATTAAAAAAATTGACCGCAGTGTATCGATTTATTCAGTAAATGACAAGGCGAGTCTTGAAAATACAGTCCATGCACTTAGGGGGAATTAGAATGCAGCTTAACGGAAAGAATGCATTGGTAACTGGGGCATCACGTGGAATTGGCCGAGAAATTGCATTAGAACTTGCTCGGCAGGGTGCGAATGTGGCTGTCAATTTTGCTGGCAGTGAAGAAAAGGCAAATGAGGTTGTCGCTGAAATTAAAGGCATGGGGCGCCATGCTTTCGCTATTCAAGGAAATGTAGGGGATTCAGAGAGTGTGACAGCGATGATGAAACATGTCTTTGAGGAGTTTACAACTCTCGACATCCTCGTTAATAATGCTGGGATTACCCGCGATAATCTATTAATGCGGATGAAAGAGGCAGAGTGGGATGACGTCATTACTACCAATCTCAAAGGTGTATTTTTATGCACGAAAGCGGTCACTAGGCAGATGATGAAACAGCGTCATGGACGAATAATCAATATTGCTTCTATTGTCGGAGTCAGTGGTAATGCTGGACAGGCCAATTATGTTGCGGCTAAAGCAGGTGTCATTGGATTAACCAAGTCTACTGCTAAGGAACTCGCTGCGCGTGGCATAACGGTTAATGCAGTTGCTCCTGGGTTTATTACGACTGATATGACTGAACAACTAACCGAGGATATACAGAAAACGATGTTAACTCAAATTCCGCTGGCACGCTTTGGTGATCCTAAAGATGTAGCCGGGGTTGTCACGTTCCTTGCTTCCGAAGCGAGCAGCTATATGACTGGGCAAACGCTCCATGTAGACGGCGGAATGGTGATGTAATCTTTATTATTTTACTGGATTATACTATAATGTCTTGAGGGGAGGTGAATGCAGTGGCAGACGTATTAGAACGCGTAACAAAAATCGTAGTTGATCGATTGAATGTTGAAGAGTCAGAAGTGAAATTAGAAGCTTCATTCAAAGAAGATCTTGGTGCAGATTCCCTAGATGTTGTTGAACTAGTTATGGAATTTGAAGATGAATTTGAAATGGAAATTTCAGATGAAGACGCAGAAAAAATCAGCACAGTTGGAGATGCTGTGAATTACATACAAAGCACTATGTAATCTAAATGATCTCGAAAAATGAACACAAGGCTGCAGAGAATTCTCTGCAGCCTCTTTTAGTTGAGTTTAAAAGTACGTGATTCAATAGATGGGTAATCAGTTAACGAATGGTAATCTTAAGAATCATGGGGAATTTATCCTCAAATGACGCGAGGAGTTTCCTTTGAAGCCTTGCTGCTGTATGATATAATACTTTGAAGAGCTTGGCGCATTTAAACCGCCAAGTTTCTTTTCTGTAACGAATGACGTTACCAGATAAATTGTCATCATTCTTTAGTGTTTAGTGGAGGGTTTGGTCGTATGAAAAGGAACGGTATGGATCGAAAACCGGTAAAAAGTGAAAATAAATTTACACAGCTTCAAGAACAAACGGGTTTTCTTTTTCATGATGAAAAGTTATTGAAACAAGCGTTCACCCATTCATCCTATGTGAATGAGCATCGCCGGAAGCCGTATGAAGATAATGAACGGCTCGAATTTTTAGGAGATGCCGTCCTAGAATTGACCGTATCAAAGTACCTATTTGTAAAGTATCCAATGATGAGCGAGGGCGAACTGACAAAATTGCGTGCAGCAATTGTATGTGAGCCATCTTTAGTCAATTTTGCTCATGATGTGTCGTTTGGCCATTATATTCGACTCGGAAAAGGTGAGGAAATGACTGGAGGCAGAGAACGCCCAGCGCTGCTTGCTGACGTGTTTGAAGCGTTTATCGGTGCATTATATTTGGATTTAGGTCTTGATTGTGTCGTTCAATTCTTAGAGAAGGTTGTTTTCCCTAAGATAGACGAGGGTGCTTTTTCTCATGTGATGGATTATAAAAGCCAATTACAAGAACTGATTCAACGGGATGGTACAGGGGCACTTGACTATCAAATCCTTCAGGAAAAAGGTCCAGCCCATAACCGGGAGTTTGTCTCCGTGGTTTCCTTAAATGAGGAAGAACTGGGTACGGGTATGGGAAGATCGAAAAAAGAAGCTGAACAGCGTGCTGCTCAATGCGCACTTACGGCTCTTAAAGAAAAATAATAAAGAAAGTCTCAAGTAAAGAGTTGAGATAGAGGGGGAAAGCAAATGTTCCTCAAACGATTGGATGTTGTGGGATTTAAGTCCTTTGCTGAACGGATTTCGATGGACTTTGTCCCAGGTGTTACGGCAGTAGTAGGACCAAATGGCAGTGGAAAGAGTAATATTACAGACGCGATTCGATGGGTATTAGGTGAGCAGTCTGCAAAATCACTTCGTGGAGCAAAAATGGAGGATATCATATTCTCTGGAAGTGATTCACGAAAGTCACTGAATTTTGCAGAGGTTACCTTAACGCTGGACAATGAAACGAACTCCCTGCCGATTGATTTTCATGAAGTAAGTGTGACTAGAAGAGTATACCGATCAGGAGAAAGTGAATTTTTCATAAATAATCAAAACTGCAGGCTTAAAGATATTGTGGATTTATTTATGGATTCTGGACTTGGTAAGGAAGCCTTTTCGATTATAAGTCAAGGGAAAGTAGAAGAAATTCTCAGCAGTAAGGCAGAAGACCGCAGAGTCATCTTTGAAGAAGCGGCAGGCGTTCTGAAATACAAAAACCGTAAAAAGAAGGCAGAGCATAAGCTGTTTGAGACACAAGAAAACTTAAATCGGGTTAATGATATTCTATATGAGTTAGAAGGTCAGGTTGAACCGCTAAAAATTCAATCCTCGATTGCACATGATTACCTTGAAAAAAAGGCAGAGCTTGAGAAAAGTGAAGTAGCGTTAACGGTCTTTGAGATTGAAACGCTTCACGAAAATTGGGAAAAGTTAACCGCTGCTTTTGAAGAACATAGTGAACAAGAGCAAACGATGACTAGATCTATTGCTCAAAAGGAATTTGAGTCCACTAAGCTGCGTAAGCATATAGCCGGTCTTGATCAATCGATGAATGATCTGCAGGAGACTCTTTTGCGTGCAAGTGAAGAACTAGAAAAACTTGAAGGACGCAAAGAAGTATTAAAAGAACGGAAAAAGAATGCCTCACAAAACAAACAGCAGCTCGAAAAGTCAATTGATGATGGTGAGAGAAAAATCAGTGAATGGACTGCTGAAAAAGAACGTGAAAACCGAGTGCTTGTAAAACTCGAACAGGAAGTTAGAAATCTTCAATCAAGCCTTCATGAAAAACAAAAAAGCCTTGGTTTGTTTACAAGTAATATTGAAGAAACCATAGAAACGCTTAAAAGTGATTATATTGAATGGCTGAACAAGCAGGCTTCTGCCCGTAATGAACAGCAGTATCTTGATCAGCAGCTGAATCAACAGGACAATCGAAACGTTCGTCTCGATACGGAAAATGAAAAGTTTCTGAATGAACGAATTGAAATAGAAGCAAAGAAGCTTGAGTCTACTCAATTGTTTGCTGCGGTGACTGCTCAAATTGAAGAGCATGTATATCGTTTTCGTGAAGAACAAAAAAGGCTGGAAAATAACAAAGCGACCTATCAAAAGCAAGAAAAAATGCTTTATCAAGCCTACCAATTTTTACAACAGTCTAAATCAAAAAAAGACATGCTTGAAGAAATGGAAGAGGACTATGCCGGCTTCTTCCAAGGTGTAAAAGAAGTTTTGAAGGCGAAAAACGGCACTTTACAAGGTGTTGAAGGAGCAGTTGCGGAATTAATTAAAGTTCCGAAGGAGTATCAGCTGGCGATTGAAACGGCACTTGGCGGCTCCATGCAGCATGTGGTTATGGATGGAGAAGAAAATGCACGTAAAGCCATTACATTCTTAAAAAAGAATGGATACGGACGGGCAACGTTTTTACCGCTTACCGTCATTAGAGCTAGGGAAATTCCGTCCTCTCAACTACGTGCGGTAGCTAGTCACCCGGCATTCGTCGGGACAGCTGTTGATTTAATTGACTTTGACAAAAAATACATCAATATCGCAGCGAATCTTCTTGGTACAGTGATTATCACGAAAGATCTGAAAGGTGCCAATGAACTGGCCAAACTTGTCCATCATAAGTACCGGTTTGTAACGATCGATGGTGATGTGGTCAATCCTGGCGGATCCATGACAGGTGGAGCTATCAAGCAAAAAACGTCTTCCTTATTATCTAGAAAAACTGAACTGGATGAATTGAAGACAAAGATTGCTGATATGGAAGAGAAAACGTCTGTGCTTGAGAAGCATGTAAAGCAGCTGAAGACTGATATCACTTCTCTGGAAGAAAAAGTAGAGGGGTACCGTCAAGCTGGTGAAGCATTGCGTCTAAAAGAGCTTTCACTTAAGGGATCTGTTCGCGAAATCGAGCTGCAAGAGAAAAATGTTAATGAACGATTGCATTTATACGATCTCGATAAAAAGTCGATTGAAGAAGAAAAACAAAGTAAGAAATTAAGGTTGGAAGAGCTTGAAGAGCTGCTTGCCTCTTGCTCTAAAGAGATTATAGTACTGGATGAAACCATTGCTGAATTAACCAAACAGAAACAGTCTCAGCAGACATCAAAAGAAAGTCTTACCGAAGAAACGAATGAGCTTAAAGTTCAGCTGGCTTCTAAAAAGGAACAGCTTCAGAATCAGCGTGAAAAATACAGCCGAATAAAAGATCAATTGACAGAGGAACAAGAACGAGTTACGGATTATAAAGAGGATTTATCGCTGTTAACCAATGAAATGAGTTCATCCTCAAGCGGGGAAGTTACACTTGAGGACGCTGCACAGGGTAAACTAAAAGTTAAAAATGAATCGGTACAGTTGATATCGACTCAAAAGCAGGAGCGGGTCCAACTGCTCAAAAAGCTTGAAGATCTTGATATAGAATGCAAAGAACTAAAACGTCTGCATAAAGGCCTCTCAGAAGCTGTTAAAGATGAAGAAGTTAAGCTGAACCGTCTTGATGTTGAGCTTGAAAATCGTCTTGATCACTTACGCGAGGAATATATGCTTTCCTATGAAGCAGCGAAAGAAAAGCACCCCTTAATCATTCCGGCTGATGAAGCGCGGAAAAAAGTTAAATTAATCAGGCTTGCTATTGAAGAGCTCGGCAGTGTTAATCTTGGTGCCATTGAAGAATATGACCGGGTTTCTGAACGGTTTAACTTCCTTACAGAGCAGAAAAATGACTTGCAGCAAGCAAAAGATACCTTATTTGAGGTCATTGATGAAATGGACGGAGAAATGAAACGACGGTTTTCCGAAACATTTTACGCGATTCGAGAACAGTTTGAACGAGTGTTCAAGTCACTGTTTGGCGGGGGACGAGCGGAACTTAAATTAAGTAATCCGGAGGACCTCCTTAATACAGGTGTGGATATTATTGCACAGCCTCCAGGAAAAAAACTACAAAATCTAGGACTGCTGTCCGGCGGTGAACGTGCATTAACAGCCATTGCCCTGCTTTTCTCTATTTTAAAAGTCCGTCCGGTACCGTTCTGTATATTAGATGAAGTTGAAGCGGCATTAGATGAAGCGAATGTGTATCGTTTTAGTCAATACCTTAAGCAATTCAGTGCAGAAACTCAATTTATCGTGATTACACATCGTAAAGGAACAATGGAAGAAGCAGATGTACTTTATGGAATAACGATGCAGGAATCAGGTGTTTCTAAACTTGTTTCAGTCCGAATGGACGAAACAGCTGAATATGCAAAATCCTAGAAATTTACTAAGGAAGTGAACCAATGAGTTTTTTTAAAAAGCTTAAAGAAAAATTTACTGATCAGTCTGATACGGTTACCGACAAGTTTAAACAAGGTTTAACTAAAACTAGAGATTCTTTTTCTGGCAAAGTAAATGATCTTGTTGCTCGATATCGTAAAGTCGATGAAGAGTTCTTTGAAGAACTCGAAGAAATTTTAATTGGTGCTGATGTTGGATTTGAAACTGTGATGAAATTGGTCGATGATTTAAAGATGGAAGTAAAACGCCGCAATATTTCTGATTCTAAGGACGTACAGTCCGTTATTTCCGAAAAACTTGTAGAAATTTATCAAGGGAATGATTCAGATCAGACTGAATTGAATATGCAAGATGGCTTAACAGTCATTCTTTTTGTTGGTGTCAATGGTGTAGGAAAGACAACTACGATCGGAAAATTAGCCAATAAGCTTAAGGGTGAGGGAAAAACAGTTATGCTCGCAGCTGGTGATACCTTCAGAGCTGGTGCTATTGAGCAATTGGAAGTTTGGGGAGAGCGTGTAGGCGTTGAAGTGATTAAACAAGCTGAAGGTTCAGATCCAGCAGCTGTTATGTTTGATGCACTGCGTTCAGCGAAGGCTAAGAAAGCAGATGTGCTTATCTGTGATACTGCAGGCCGTCTTCAAAATAAAGTGAACTTGATGAATGAACTTGAAAAGGTGAAACGGGTCATTGAACGCGAAATACCAGGAGCACCACATGAAGTTCTGTTAGCACTTGATGCTACAACTGGTCAAAATGCCTTGATTCAGGCGAAAACATTTAAAGAAGTAACCAATGTCACGGGAATTGTCCTAACGAAGCTTGATGGAACGGCTAAAGGCGGTATCGTCTTAGCTATTCGTAATGAATTAAATATTCCTGTTAAGTTTGTCGGTCTCGGTGAGAAGATGGATGATCTGCAGGAATTTGATGCTGATAAATACGTATATGGTTTATTTGCTGATGTAATCGAAGAAAAAGAATAAATAGTTGAACCCGTTTGCGGCTGCAGACGGGTTCTTTCAGTTTTGCAGAGGGGATCATACGAGGTAGATGATAACAACGTTATACAACCTAATCTAGAGGGTTTTAAGGGTGTGTTTATATACGTCCACTAAAAGTCGGTGCGGCTGCATGCAGAGTCAATCAAAAGAGTGTCATCGGAAACCGTTTATCCTATCCCTATGTGCTTTAGAGGTTAGGGGAAACAACGAAACGACAGGATTATATTCTCTTCATAACTTGCAAAAAAGGGGATCAAAACAGCTCTTTGAATGAAGTGCAAGGTTTCACCTTGACATCATATCGGAACGTGTGTAAACTATAGTTTGTAAAGGGTTTTCACTTAACAGCTGGGAGGTCAGCAGATGCTCGAGAAAACAATGCGGATTAATTACTTATTTGATTTCTATCAATCGTTATTAACCGAAAAACAAAAGAGCTATATGTCCCTCTACTATCTGGATGATTACTCTCTTGGTGAGATTGCTGATGAATATGATATAAGCAGGCAGGCAGTCTATGATAATATAAAACGAACGGAAGCAATGCTTGAAGAATATGAAATGAAGCTGTTGCTTTTCCAAAAATTTCAAGAGCGAACTATGTGGATTGCCAAAACGAAAGAACTAATTGATACGGAAACGTATTCAAAGGACGATCTATTGGTCGCAGTTATCG
The Peribacillus sp. FSL H8-0477 genome window above contains:
- the fabD gene encoding ACP S-malonyltransferase, yielding MGKIAFVFPGQGSQTVGMGKDFYESDQTVQSIFEEADSTLGFSLTDLILNGPQEELTLTANTQPALLTVSFALYQAVVKAGITPDYTAGHSLGEYSALTASGAMTFKEAVHTVRKRGEYMEEAVPNGIGTMSAVLGMDQAKLEELTADITREGNPVQLANINCPGQIVISGTTEGVQLASVKAKENGAKRAIPLNVSGPFHSILMEPAAAKLAETLSSIKIKQAITPVISNVTAQPVTQPEEIKDKLIEQLISPVRWEESVHTLLELGVDTFIEIGPGKVLSGLIKKIDRSVSIYSVNDKASLENTVHALRGN
- the fabG gene encoding 3-oxoacyl-[acyl-carrier-protein] reductase gives rise to the protein MQLNGKNALVTGASRGIGREIALELARQGANVAVNFAGSEEKANEVVAEIKGMGRHAFAIQGNVGDSESVTAMMKHVFEEFTTLDILVNNAGITRDNLLMRMKEAEWDDVITTNLKGVFLCTKAVTRQMMKQRHGRIINIASIVGVSGNAGQANYVAAKAGVIGLTKSTAKELAARGITVNAVAPGFITTDMTEQLTEDIQKTMLTQIPLARFGDPKDVAGVVTFLASEASSYMTGQTLHVDGGMVM
- a CDS encoding acyl carrier protein, whose product is MADVLERVTKIVVDRLNVEESEVKLEASFKEDLGADSLDVVELVMEFEDEFEMEISDEDAEKISTVGDAVNYIQSTM
- the rnc gene encoding ribonuclease III — its product is MKRNGMDRKPVKSENKFTQLQEQTGFLFHDEKLLKQAFTHSSYVNEHRRKPYEDNERLEFLGDAVLELTVSKYLFVKYPMMSEGELTKLRAAIVCEPSLVNFAHDVSFGHYIRLGKGEEMTGGRERPALLADVFEAFIGALYLDLGLDCVVQFLEKVVFPKIDEGAFSHVMDYKSQLQELIQRDGTGALDYQILQEKGPAHNREFVSVVSLNEEELGTGMGRSKKEAEQRAAQCALTALKEK
- the smc gene encoding chromosome segregation protein SMC; its protein translation is MFLKRLDVVGFKSFAERISMDFVPGVTAVVGPNGSGKSNITDAIRWVLGEQSAKSLRGAKMEDIIFSGSDSRKSLNFAEVTLTLDNETNSLPIDFHEVSVTRRVYRSGESEFFINNQNCRLKDIVDLFMDSGLGKEAFSIISQGKVEEILSSKAEDRRVIFEEAAGVLKYKNRKKKAEHKLFETQENLNRVNDILYELEGQVEPLKIQSSIAHDYLEKKAELEKSEVALTVFEIETLHENWEKLTAAFEEHSEQEQTMTRSIAQKEFESTKLRKHIAGLDQSMNDLQETLLRASEELEKLEGRKEVLKERKKNASQNKQQLEKSIDDGERKISEWTAEKERENRVLVKLEQEVRNLQSSLHEKQKSLGLFTSNIEETIETLKSDYIEWLNKQASARNEQQYLDQQLNQQDNRNVRLDTENEKFLNERIEIEAKKLESTQLFAAVTAQIEEHVYRFREEQKRLENNKATYQKQEKMLYQAYQFLQQSKSKKDMLEEMEEDYAGFFQGVKEVLKAKNGTLQGVEGAVAELIKVPKEYQLAIETALGGSMQHVVMDGEENARKAITFLKKNGYGRATFLPLTVIRAREIPSSQLRAVASHPAFVGTAVDLIDFDKKYINIAANLLGTVIITKDLKGANELAKLVHHKYRFVTIDGDVVNPGGSMTGGAIKQKTSSLLSRKTELDELKTKIADMEEKTSVLEKHVKQLKTDITSLEEKVEGYRQAGEALRLKELSLKGSVREIELQEKNVNERLHLYDLDKKSIEEEKQSKKLRLEELEELLASCSKEIIVLDETIAELTKQKQSQQTSKESLTEETNELKVQLASKKEQLQNQREKYSRIKDQLTEEQERVTDYKEDLSLLTNEMSSSSSGEVTLEDAAQGKLKVKNESVQLISTQKQERVQLLKKLEDLDIECKELKRLHKGLSEAVKDEEVKLNRLDVELENRLDHLREEYMLSYEAAKEKHPLIIPADEARKKVKLIRLAIEELGSVNLGAIEEYDRVSERFNFLTEQKNDLQQAKDTLFEVIDEMDGEMKRRFSETFYAIREQFERVFKSLFGGGRAELKLSNPEDLLNTGVDIIAQPPGKKLQNLGLLSGGERALTAIALLFSILKVRPVPFCILDEVEAALDEANVYRFSQYLKQFSAETQFIVITHRKGTMEEADVLYGITMQESGVSKLVSVRMDETAEYAKS
- the ftsY gene encoding signal recognition particle-docking protein FtsY, which gives rise to MSFFKKLKEKFTDQSDTVTDKFKQGLTKTRDSFSGKVNDLVARYRKVDEEFFEELEEILIGADVGFETVMKLVDDLKMEVKRRNISDSKDVQSVISEKLVEIYQGNDSDQTELNMQDGLTVILFVGVNGVGKTTTIGKLANKLKGEGKTVMLAAGDTFRAGAIEQLEVWGERVGVEVIKQAEGSDPAAVMFDALRSAKAKKADVLICDTAGRLQNKVNLMNELEKVKRVIEREIPGAPHEVLLALDATTGQNALIQAKTFKEVTNVTGIVLTKLDGTAKGGIVLAIRNELNIPVKFVGLGEKMDDLQEFDADKYVYGLFADVIEEKE
- a CDS encoding putative DNA-binding protein, producing MLEKTMRINYLFDFYQSLLTEKQKSYMSLYYLDDYSLGEIADEYDISRQAVYDNIKRTEAMLEEYEMKLLLFQKFQERTMWIAKTKELIDTETYSKDDLLVAVIELEKLD